One Paenarthrobacter aurescens TC1 DNA window includes the following coding sequences:
- a CDS encoding putative Mg chelatase-like protein (identified by match to protein family HMM PF01078; match to protein family HMM TIGR00368) — MLMGVGRSYCVALVGLNGYIVEVEADIGQTLPNFIILGLPDAALNEAKERIRSAARNSGIPLSRRKITANLIPASLPKRGSGFDLAITMAVLRAADDIREIGGTVFIAELGLDGRLRPVRGILPAVMAAVQAGYPDIVVAEANAAEASLVPGAKVRGYKTLARLAFDFGADPKDLALDYDPLDVDEPGEDSDDALIVPDLCDVSGQGEARRALEVAAAGGHHMLLTGPPGAGKTMLAERLPGLLPDLADTAAMEVTAIHSLAAVQSSPVRLLRRPPFENPHHSATAAAIVGGGSGLPRPGAASRAHRGVLFLDEAPEYERRVLDALRQPLESGELVIHRSAGTAAYPARFQLVLAANPCPCGKASGKGMDCTCTAMMRRRYFGRISGPLLDRVDIQLQVERVSLADFGHAGEEEDTHTVAERVLAARQRQLERLLAMGLETNSQVPGRTLRGELRLSPGTTRILDTALERGTLTARGYDRVLRLAWTLADLGHCDAPDIDHIGQALGLRQAAAAT, encoded by the coding sequence TTGCTGATGGGGGTCGGACGCAGTTACTGCGTTGCCCTCGTCGGACTCAACGGCTACATCGTGGAAGTAGAAGCCGACATCGGCCAAACGCTCCCCAACTTCATCATCCTGGGGTTGCCTGATGCGGCATTGAACGAGGCCAAGGAACGTATCCGATCTGCCGCCCGGAACTCCGGCATTCCCCTGAGTAGACGGAAAATCACCGCCAACCTTATTCCGGCCTCGCTCCCCAAGCGGGGCTCTGGATTCGATCTCGCCATCACTATGGCTGTGCTCCGAGCGGCGGACGACATCCGTGAAATCGGCGGGACTGTGTTCATCGCGGAGCTTGGCCTGGACGGCAGATTGAGGCCGGTACGTGGCATACTTCCTGCCGTAATGGCCGCTGTTCAGGCAGGCTACCCCGACATTGTGGTGGCTGAAGCCAACGCTGCGGAAGCGTCACTGGTCCCGGGAGCGAAGGTTCGCGGCTACAAGACCCTTGCCCGGCTTGCCTTCGACTTTGGCGCGGATCCCAAGGACCTCGCCCTCGATTACGACCCCCTGGACGTCGACGAGCCGGGCGAAGACAGCGATGATGCTCTCATCGTGCCGGACCTTTGCGATGTGTCCGGACAGGGCGAGGCTCGCCGTGCCCTGGAGGTAGCTGCTGCTGGCGGCCACCATATGTTGCTGACCGGGCCGCCGGGTGCCGGCAAGACCATGTTGGCGGAACGCTTGCCGGGCTTGCTTCCGGATTTGGCTGATACAGCGGCCATGGAGGTCACGGCTATCCACTCGTTGGCCGCAGTCCAATCCTCTCCGGTGCGGCTCCTGCGGAGGCCCCCTTTCGAGAATCCCCACCACAGTGCCACAGCCGCTGCCATCGTCGGAGGCGGTTCAGGGCTTCCCCGGCCCGGAGCCGCCTCGCGGGCACATCGTGGCGTGTTGTTCCTTGACGAAGCTCCTGAATATGAGCGCCGGGTGCTGGACGCCCTTCGGCAACCCCTGGAGAGCGGAGAGTTGGTCATACACCGCTCGGCGGGGACGGCGGCATACCCTGCCCGGTTCCAGCTGGTACTGGCCGCCAATCCCTGCCCATGCGGCAAAGCTTCCGGCAAGGGAATGGACTGTACGTGCACTGCCATGATGCGTCGCAGGTATTTTGGACGGATCTCAGGACCGTTGTTGGACCGCGTGGATATTCAATTGCAGGTCGAACGGGTGTCATTGGCCGACTTTGGCCATGCGGGCGAAGAAGAAGATACCCACACTGTCGCAGAACGGGTGCTGGCGGCCCGGCAACGGCAACTCGAGCGCTTGCTGGCCATGGGGCTCGAGACAAATTCGCAGGTTCCGGGGCGCACCTTGCGGGGAGAACTGCGGTTGTCTCCCGGAACGACCCGGATTCTGGACACTGCGTTGGAACGTGGCACCCTCACTGCCCGCGGCTACGACCGCGTCCTCAGGCTGGCTTGGACGCTGGCAGATCTGGGGCACTGCGATGCGCCGGACATCGATCACATTGGCCAAGCATTAGGCCTGCGCCAAGCGGCGGCCGCGACATGA
- a CDS encoding putative Uncharacterised protein family UPF0102 (identified by match to protein family HMM PF02021) has product MVVMRAKDLLGRSGEALAADFLENQGMRIVDRNWRCPDGEIDIVAIDGDTLVVAEVKTRKSLDYGHPFEAVDAAKLARLHRLSSSWCRQHQLNAPRRRIDVVSVIDNGVVEPQLEHLRGVC; this is encoded by the coding sequence GTGGTGGTCATGAGAGCAAAAGACCTGCTTGGCCGAAGCGGCGAAGCGCTGGCGGCCGATTTTCTGGAGAACCAGGGAATGCGGATCGTCGATCGTAATTGGCGGTGCCCGGACGGCGAGATCGACATCGTGGCGATCGACGGCGACACCCTGGTTGTTGCCGAAGTGAAGACCCGTAAGAGTTTGGACTACGGGCATCCTTTTGAGGCGGTGGATGCAGCCAAACTGGCGCGTCTTCACCGGCTCTCGTCATCGTGGTGCCGGCAGCACCAACTCAATGCCCCGCGAAGGCGCATCGATGTTGTGTCCGTGATTGACAACGGCGTGGTCGAGCCGCAGCTGGAGCATTTACGGGGTGTTTGCTGA
- a CDS encoding putative ribonuclease HII (identified by match to protein family HMM PF01351), giving the protein MATTATGSKGKAKVKAQAKTKAKSTTKATSPVGFPTLDVERSFLSSGVRLLAGVDEVGRGALAGPVSVGIAVVNLENHGLLADVRDSKLLKPEDRDRLEPLVREWAVASAVGHASSREIDQIGIIAALRLAGTRAWFEILAGGITPDVVLLDGSHNWLSPDVQASLFDTPDSGPWCEAPVHTRVKADMSCLSVAAASVLAKVARDRIMVDLHSEIPSYGWNVNKGYATSAHRDVIRLQGPSAHHRTSWNLTGPELL; this is encoded by the coding sequence ATGGCTACAACGGCTACCGGCTCCAAGGGCAAGGCGAAGGTCAAAGCCCAAGCCAAGACGAAGGCTAAATCCACCACTAAGGCCACGAGCCCGGTGGGTTTCCCTACCCTTGACGTCGAACGATCGTTCTTGTCCTCCGGAGTGCGGTTGCTGGCCGGTGTGGATGAGGTTGGGCGGGGAGCACTGGCTGGTCCCGTCAGCGTGGGAATTGCCGTGGTCAACCTCGAAAACCACGGCTTGCTGGCAGACGTCCGGGACAGCAAACTGCTCAAGCCCGAGGACCGCGACAGGCTGGAACCACTTGTTCGGGAATGGGCCGTCGCCTCCGCCGTCGGGCACGCATCGTCGCGGGAGATTGACCAAATAGGCATCATTGCAGCACTCCGCCTGGCCGGAACCCGCGCTTGGTTTGAGATCCTGGCCGGCGGCATCACGCCGGATGTCGTGCTGTTGGACGGTAGCCACAACTGGCTTTCGCCCGACGTTCAAGCCTCTCTCTTCGACACACCCGACTCGGGTCCGTGGTGCGAAGCGCCTGTCCACACCAGGGTGAAAGCCGATATGAGCTGCCTCAGTGTTGCCGCAGCGAGTGTTCTGGCGAAGGTTGCCCGTGACCGGATCATGGTGGACCTGCATTCGGAAATTCCCTCCTATGGCTGGAACGTGAATAAGGGCTACGCCACCTCTGCTCACCGGGACGTGATCCGACTGCAGGGCCCAAGCGCACACCACCGGACCAGCTGGAACCTTACTGGGCCTGAGCTGTTGTGA
- the rplS gene encoding ribosomal protein L19 (identified by match to protein family HMM PF01245; match to protein family HMM TIGR01024): MAFTRSGLMHILDSVDAASLRNDVPEFRAGDTLKVHVNIIEGKNSRVQVFQGFVLGRQGDGVRETFTVRKVSFGVGVERTFPVHSPIIDKIEVVTKGDVRRAKLYYMRALRGKAAKIKEKRDFAK, encoded by the coding sequence GTGGCGTTCACCAGGAGTGGATTAATGCATATCCTCGATAGCGTAGATGCAGCCTCGCTGCGTAACGATGTTCCGGAGTTCCGCGCGGGCGACACCCTCAAGGTTCACGTCAACATCATCGAAGGCAAGAACTCCCGTGTCCAGGTATTCCAGGGCTTCGTCCTGGGCCGCCAGGGTGACGGCGTTCGCGAAACCTTCACCGTGCGTAAGGTTTCCTTCGGTGTCGGCGTAGAGCGTACCTTCCCGGTACACTCCCCGATCATCGACAAGATCGAGGTCGTCACCAAGGGTGACGTCCGCCGCGCGAAGCTTTACTACATGCGTGCACTGCGCGGTAAGGCTGCGAAGATCAAGGAAAAGCGCGACTTCGCCAAGTAA
- the trmD gene encoding tRNA (guanine-N1)-methyltransferase (identified by match to protein family HMM PF01746; match to protein family HMM TIGR00088), with the protein MRIDVVSIFPEYLAPLELSLIGKARQDGLLELNVHDLRTFTTDKHRTVDDTPYGGGAGMVMKPEPWAQALESVAAARENSKPVLIVPSPAGEKFNQALAYELAEEEQLVFACGRYEGIDERVIDWAQDHFRVRPVSLGDYVLNGGEVAVLAMVEAIGRLLPGVVGNPESLVEESHSDGLLEYPVYTKPSAWRDHDVPPILLSGNHGKIAQWRRHEQFRRTAERRPDLMEGLDAGVLSRADRQALADLGYDVVDGRLRAKPGGDTEN; encoded by the coding sequence ATGAGGATCGATGTTGTCAGCATTTTTCCTGAGTACCTCGCCCCGCTGGAGCTGTCACTCATAGGCAAGGCCCGCCAGGACGGATTGTTGGAGCTCAACGTCCACGATCTTCGCACCTTCACCACGGACAAGCACCGGACAGTGGATGACACGCCGTATGGTGGTGGCGCTGGAATGGTGATGAAACCGGAACCATGGGCACAAGCCCTCGAGTCGGTTGCCGCCGCCCGCGAAAACTCCAAGCCGGTGCTGATTGTTCCCTCGCCGGCAGGGGAGAAATTCAACCAGGCCTTGGCATATGAACTCGCAGAAGAAGAGCAGCTCGTCTTCGCCTGCGGACGCTACGAAGGCATCGACGAACGCGTCATTGATTGGGCTCAGGATCACTTCAGGGTCCGGCCTGTCAGCCTCGGTGATTACGTCCTCAACGGCGGAGAAGTGGCCGTGTTGGCCATGGTCGAAGCCATTGGCCGCCTCCTTCCCGGTGTAGTCGGAAACCCCGAATCCTTGGTAGAGGAGTCCCACTCCGATGGTCTCCTGGAGTATCCCGTTTACACCAAACCGTCAGCGTGGCGAGATCACGACGTCCCGCCGATCCTCCTTAGCGGCAACCACGGCAAGATTGCACAGTGGCGGCGCCACGAGCAGTTCCGCCGGACGGCTGAGCGCAGGCCGGACCTTATGGAAGGGCTCGACGCCGGCGTGTTGAGTCGCGCGGACCGGCAGGCCCTCGCGGACCTCGGGTACGACGTCGTTGATGGCCGCCTCCGTGCCAAGCCTGGCGGCGACACCGAAAACTAA
- the rimM gene encoding 16S rRNA processing protein RimM (identified by match to protein family HMM PF01782; match to protein family HMM PF05239; match to protein family HMM TIGR02273), translated as MVEGPDCFIHNLLSVAARQRGHYKNSEEPMQLQVARIGKPHGIRGEVTVQVLTDAPSERFVAGTEFVVEPASAGPLTIRSARWNKDILLLGFEEIADRNAAEVIRGAKLFIETEELSDEDDDEGWYEHELVGLEARVGSQVVGKVAALSTLPVQDLLTVTTEEGKEILIPFVDEIVPEVNVEGGYILITPPSGLFEINDENAKEPKDGAGDDA; from the coding sequence ATGGTGGAGGGGCCGGATTGCTTTATCCACAATTTACTGTCCGTTGCTGCCCGGCAGCGCGGGCACTACAAGAATTCAGAGGAACCCATGCAGCTCCAGGTGGCCCGGATCGGCAAACCCCATGGCATCCGCGGCGAGGTGACGGTGCAGGTACTCACCGACGCACCCTCCGAGCGATTCGTCGCCGGAACCGAGTTCGTCGTGGAGCCCGCCTCCGCCGGCCCGTTGACCATCCGGAGCGCCAGGTGGAACAAGGACATCCTCCTGCTTGGCTTTGAGGAAATCGCCGACCGCAACGCTGCCGAAGTCATCCGTGGAGCGAAGCTTTTCATCGAAACCGAGGAGCTCAGCGACGAAGATGACGATGAAGGCTGGTACGAGCACGAGCTCGTTGGCTTGGAGGCCCGCGTTGGTTCACAGGTAGTGGGCAAAGTAGCAGCGCTCAGCACCCTGCCGGTCCAGGACCTGCTCACGGTGACGACAGAGGAGGGCAAAGAAATTCTCATTCCCTTCGTTGACGAAATCGTGCCGGAGGTCAATGTGGAGGGCGGGTACATCCTCATCACCCCACCATCTGGCCTGTTTGAGATCAACGACGAGAACGCCAAGGAGCCCAAGGACGGCGCCGGGGATGATGCCTGA
- the rpsP gene encoding ribosomal protein S16 (identified by match to protein family HMM PF00886; match to protein family HMM TIGR00002) gives MLRASGTIDRYSIGAAPLSVLVSCPSNRQVRPAPRVQNVGFNLVSETGVTTKVAVKIRLKRFGKMRAPYYRIVVMDARAKRDGRAIEEIGKYHPTEEPSYIEVASERAQYWLSVGAQPTEQVAAILKITGDWQKFKGLPGQEGTLKTKAPKEAFVAPEKGSVIIPEAITKKAKKDEAEAPAEAEAETTEAE, from the coding sequence TTGCTCCGGGCATCTGGCACAATAGACAGGTACTCGATCGGTGCGGCCCCTCTCTCCGTGCTCGTATCTTGTCCTTCGAACCGTCAAGTACGGCCCGCCCCACGGGTGCAGAACGTCGGGTTCAACCTCGTTTCAGAAACAGGAGTGACCACAAAAGTGGCCGTAAAGATTCGCCTTAAGCGCTTCGGTAAGATGCGCGCACCGTACTACCGCATCGTCGTCATGGATGCCCGCGCCAAGCGCGATGGCCGTGCCATTGAAGAAATCGGCAAGTACCACCCCACCGAAGAGCCGTCGTACATCGAGGTCGCTTCCGAGCGCGCCCAGTACTGGCTTTCCGTTGGCGCCCAGCCGACCGAGCAGGTCGCCGCGATCCTCAAGATCACCGGTGACTGGCAGAAGTTCAAGGGCCTGCCGGGCCAGGAAGGCACCCTGAAGACCAAAGCTCCGAAGGAAGCCTTCGTAGCCCCGGAGAAGGGTTCCGTCATCATTCCGGAAGCCATCACCAAGAAGGCCAAGAAGGACGAAGCCGAAGCTCCGGCCGAGGCTGAAGCAGAGACCACCGAGGCTGAGTAA
- a CDS encoding hypothetical protein (identified by Glimmer2; putative), giving the protein MDSVPPPRQHEGMRVLSMGFAEIFVATHDEALKRAAALEKGADVTGPAVRIDGITDFEVEQLGDLAGQAVHAAGADYELALVDVTSDALLGVPEAMVRALAELLTYESEGDANVLDDVAAAWAAQDDMPFDAAQSRQYVQQLAALATDVEKAERTGLYVWSE; this is encoded by the coding sequence ATGGATTCCGTGCCGCCGCCCCGTCAGCACGAAGGAATGAGAGTACTTTCCATGGGCTTTGCCGAAATTTTTGTAGCCACCCACGATGAAGCACTCAAACGGGCAGCTGCCCTGGAGAAGGGCGCGGATGTGACCGGCCCGGCCGTCAGGATTGACGGCATTACCGACTTCGAAGTCGAACAGTTGGGCGACCTCGCAGGACAGGCTGTCCACGCCGCCGGAGCTGACTACGAGCTTGCCTTGGTTGATGTGACGAGTGACGCGCTTCTGGGGGTTCCCGAAGCCATGGTGCGGGCCCTTGCTGAACTGCTGACCTATGAGAGCGAAGGCGACGCAAACGTTCTCGACGACGTCGCTGCTGCCTGGGCCGCACAGGACGACATGCCTTTCGATGCCGCCCAGTCACGCCAGTACGTCCAACAGCTCGCTGCCCTCGCGACGGACGTGGAGAAGGCTGAGCGCACGGGCCTCTATGTGTGGTCTGAGTAA
- a CDS encoding putative glyoxalase family protein (identified by match to protein family HMM PF00903), with protein MTTTSSQDLLPAELTMGTVMLKVGDMKVMSDYYQRALGLEVVAEQDGGLYLGRVGKPVVHLAPAVGLQIPGRGEAGLFHTAILFQDQPSLAATIATAAEYEPRAFAGSADHLVSEAFYFTDPEGNGIELYYDKPRELWQWDGKNVVMDNVALPPQRFLQQHLSEAAVTGQREAAAGVGHVHLQVGDVETAQKFYVETLGFERTAGWHGQALFVSAGGYHHHMAMNVWNSRGAGPRKDTLGLGEVLIEVPGSEDVAALADRLKVAGVQNHHTGAELQFEDPWRNKLRVAAK; from the coding sequence ATGACCACCACCTCCAGCCAGGATCTTCTTCCCGCCGAACTCACCATGGGCACCGTCATGCTCAAGGTCGGCGACATGAAGGTCATGAGTGACTATTACCAGCGCGCCCTGGGGCTTGAGGTCGTAGCTGAGCAGGACGGCGGGCTCTATTTGGGACGCGTAGGTAAGCCCGTTGTCCATCTTGCGCCGGCGGTTGGCTTGCAGATACCGGGGCGGGGGGAGGCTGGCCTGTTCCACACAGCCATCCTGTTCCAGGATCAGCCCTCACTGGCCGCAACCATCGCCACGGCCGCTGAATATGAGCCCCGGGCGTTCGCGGGCAGCGCCGACCACCTGGTCAGCGAAGCGTTCTACTTCACTGACCCCGAAGGCAATGGAATCGAGCTTTACTACGACAAGCCGCGTGAACTCTGGCAGTGGGATGGCAAGAATGTAGTGATGGACAATGTGGCCTTGCCGCCGCAGCGCTTCCTCCAGCAGCACCTGAGCGAAGCTGCCGTAACGGGGCAGCGGGAGGCCGCTGCCGGCGTTGGACACGTGCACCTGCAGGTGGGCGACGTGGAGACTGCGCAGAAGTTCTACGTTGAGACCCTTGGCTTTGAGCGGACTGCAGGCTGGCATGGTCAGGCGCTGTTCGTTTCCGCCGGCGGCTACCACCATCACATGGCGATGAACGTTTGGAACAGTCGCGGAGCCGGACCCCGGAAGGACACGCTCGGCCTGGGTGAAGTCTTGATCGAAGTCCCCGGCAGTGAAGACGTAGCAGCGCTGGCGGATCGCTTGAAAGTTGCGGGTGTGCAGAATCATCACACCGGAGCTGAGCTTCAGTTTGAGGATCCTTGGCGGAACAAGCTGCGGGTCGCCGCCAAATAA
- a CDS encoding amidohydrolase family protein (identified by match to protein family HMM PF01979; match to protein family HMM PF07969), with protein MANIIEFSGPVLVSAGEERRGLWSIDGKLTFERPLASPDRVLDGWVLPGFVDAHCHIGLGVGGAVDEQATLAQAQADLVAGTLLIRDCGSPSDTRWVQQRSDLPRLIRSGRHIARSRRYLRGLGHEIEPGDLVETVRKEARDGDGWVKLVGDWIDRGVGDLAASFPAKIVRDAISAAHDEGARVTAHCFAEDTIDDMLDANIDCIEHATGLLPRHLPRLVEQSVPIVPTLVNIATFPDIAAQAGQKFPEYADHMTRLWEGRRERVLEAFEAGVSIYAGTDAGSVIKHGRIADEMKELHDAGLPPAAVLDAAAWSARPWLGADGISDGASADVVLCSTDPRRHLETVLELKHIVLRGEIVR; from the coding sequence ATGGCCAACATCATCGAATTCAGTGGACCCGTGCTCGTCTCGGCGGGCGAAGAGCGCCGCGGGCTGTGGTCCATCGACGGCAAACTGACGTTTGAACGTCCCCTTGCCTCGCCGGACAGGGTATTGGATGGCTGGGTCCTGCCGGGTTTTGTTGACGCACACTGCCATATCGGACTCGGCGTTGGAGGAGCGGTTGACGAGCAGGCCACGCTTGCCCAGGCACAAGCAGACCTCGTCGCCGGGACGCTGCTGATCCGCGATTGCGGATCGCCCTCAGACACCCGCTGGGTACAGCAGCGATCGGACTTGCCCCGGTTGATCCGGTCAGGCCGGCATATCGCGCGGAGCCGACGTTACCTCCGCGGGTTGGGCCACGAGATTGAGCCCGGCGACCTCGTGGAGACCGTCCGAAAGGAAGCTCGCGACGGCGACGGCTGGGTAAAGCTGGTGGGTGACTGGATCGATCGCGGCGTTGGCGATCTCGCTGCCTCTTTCCCGGCGAAGATCGTGAGGGACGCCATTTCGGCTGCGCATGATGAAGGTGCCAGGGTCACGGCTCACTGTTTCGCCGAGGACACCATCGACGACATGCTCGATGCCAATATCGACTGCATAGAGCACGCCACCGGTCTCCTGCCGCGACACCTTCCCCGCTTGGTGGAACAGTCAGTGCCGATCGTTCCCACCTTGGTCAACATCGCTACTTTCCCGGATATAGCAGCCCAGGCCGGGCAGAAGTTTCCGGAGTACGCGGACCATATGACCCGTCTCTGGGAGGGGCGGCGTGAGCGTGTGCTTGAGGCCTTCGAGGCGGGTGTTTCCATCTATGCAGGCACCGACGCCGGCAGCGTGATCAAGCACGGCAGGATTGCCGACGAAATGAAGGAACTGCACGACGCCGGCCTGCCGCCGGCGGCGGTCCTGGACGCCGCCGCGTGGAGTGCCCGTCCATGGCTGGGAGCCGACGGCATCAGCGACGGGGCGAGTGCCGACGTCGTGCTGTGCAGTACCGATCCACGGCGCCACCTGGAGACAGTGCTCGAACTAAAGCACATCGTCCTGCGAGGCGAGATCGTACGTTAG
- the thiC gene encoding thiamine biosynthesis (identified by match to protein family HMM PF01964; match to protein family HMM TIGR00190), with the protein MANQSLLYSCDWEPAGSCGSFVYDHTGALAGAEIGLMQSATVEPVRVMPAKEVSIPLSTAETQHSPVQNQINAGQNQIKASENAPEPVTQSLKSHSLAWLEDRDNGIRVPVTEIALEPSPNGQANPPLQVYRTAGPGSDPVVGLEPFRAPWIEARGDTEAYSGRERNLLDDGKSAVRRGAASAEWKGAQPVPRRAVEGRTVTQMHYAKQGVVTPEMQFVALRENCDVDLVRSEVAAGRAIIPNNINHPESEPMIIGKAFLVKINANIGNSAVTSSIAEEVDKLQWAAQWGADTVMDLSTGDDIHTTREWIIRNSPVPIGTVPIYQALEKVNGEANKLTWEIFRDTVIEQCEQGVDYMTIHAGVLLRYVPLTANRVTGIVSRGGSIMAGWCLAHHQENFLYTHFDELCEIFAKYDVAFSLGDGLRPGSIADANDAAQFAELDTLAELTQRAWEFDVQVMVEGPGHIPFHLVRENVERQQELCKGAPFYTLGPLVTDIAPGYDHITSAIGATEIARYGTAMLCYVTPKEHLGLPNKDDVKTGVITYKIAAHAADLAKGHPGAHERDDALSKARFEFRWRDQFALSLDPVTAEAFHDETLPAEPAKTAHFCSMCGPKFCSMRISQDIRDEYGSAESQAAIAGMYSGMREKSEEFLASGGKVYLPELQVPANQGVSRSGSLN; encoded by the coding sequence GTGGCTAACCAGAGCCTGCTGTACTCATGTGACTGGGAGCCCGCCGGGAGCTGTGGTAGCTTCGTCTACGACCACACGGGAGCCCTTGCAGGGGCTGAGATCGGACTGATGCAGTCTGCGACCGTTGAACCTGTCCGGGTAATGCCGGCGAAGGAAGTGAGTATTCCCTTGAGCACCGCAGAAACACAGCACAGCCCTGTTCAAAATCAGATCAACGCAGGCCAAAACCAGATCAAAGCAAGCGAAAACGCTCCTGAGCCCGTCACGCAATCGTTGAAGTCACACTCGTTGGCGTGGCTGGAAGACCGCGACAACGGCATACGTGTCCCCGTCACGGAGATCGCTTTGGAGCCCTCCCCCAACGGGCAAGCCAATCCCCCTTTGCAGGTGTACCGAACAGCAGGCCCGGGCAGCGATCCGGTGGTGGGGTTGGAGCCGTTCCGTGCACCGTGGATCGAAGCCCGCGGAGACACGGAGGCCTATTCTGGTCGGGAACGAAACCTACTCGACGACGGCAAGTCCGCGGTTCGGCGTGGAGCAGCGTCAGCGGAGTGGAAGGGCGCGCAACCTGTGCCGCGCCGCGCCGTCGAGGGTAGGACCGTCACGCAGATGCACTACGCGAAGCAGGGAGTTGTGACTCCTGAAATGCAGTTCGTCGCGTTGCGGGAAAACTGCGATGTTGACCTTGTCCGCAGCGAAGTTGCCGCGGGAAGAGCGATTATCCCGAACAACATCAACCACCCCGAATCCGAGCCGATGATCATTGGCAAGGCTTTCTTGGTGAAGATCAACGCCAACATCGGAAACTCTGCAGTCACCAGCTCCATCGCCGAGGAGGTGGACAAGCTGCAGTGGGCAGCCCAGTGGGGCGCTGACACAGTGATGGACCTCTCTACGGGAGATGACATCCACACGACGCGCGAATGGATCATCCGCAACTCCCCCGTTCCGATCGGAACAGTCCCTATCTACCAGGCGCTGGAAAAAGTGAACGGCGAGGCCAACAAGCTGACGTGGGAAATCTTCCGCGATACCGTGATCGAGCAATGCGAGCAGGGCGTGGACTACATGACCATCCACGCGGGCGTTCTGCTGAGGTACGTGCCGTTGACCGCCAACCGGGTCACGGGCATCGTGTCCCGCGGCGGTTCGATCATGGCCGGCTGGTGCTTGGCGCACCACCAGGAGAACTTCCTGTACACGCATTTTGACGAGTTGTGCGAAATCTTCGCCAAATACGATGTCGCGTTTTCCCTGGGTGACGGGCTCCGCCCCGGTTCCATCGCCGACGCGAACGACGCCGCGCAGTTCGCCGAGCTGGATACGCTCGCTGAGCTGACACAACGGGCGTGGGAGTTCGACGTGCAGGTCATGGTGGAAGGCCCGGGGCACATTCCCTTCCATCTGGTGCGTGAAAATGTGGAGCGCCAGCAGGAACTGTGCAAGGGTGCGCCGTTCTACACGTTGGGTCCGCTGGTTACCGATATCGCCCCCGGCTATGACCACATCACCTCGGCCATCGGCGCCACGGAAATTGCACGCTACGGCACGGCCATGCTCTGTTATGTGACCCCGAAGGAGCATCTGGGGCTTCCCAACAAGGACGACGTCAAAACGGGCGTCATCACCTACAAGATCGCGGCGCACGCTGCGGACCTCGCCAAGGGACATCCGGGGGCTCATGAACGTGATGATGCACTTTCCAAGGCGCGGTTTGAATTCCGGTGGCGCGACCAGTTCGCGTTGTCCCTCGATCCCGTGACTGCCGAGGCCTTCCATGATGAGACGTTGCCCGCCGAACCGGCGAAGACCGCCCATTTCTGCTCCATGTGCGGACCCAAGTTCTGTTCGATGCGCATCAGCCAGGACATCCGTGACGAGTATGGTTCGGCAGAATCGCAGGCGGCCATCGCTGGAATGTACAGCGGCATGCGGGAAAAGAGCGAGGAGTTCCTGGCTTCAGGTGGAAAGGTGTACCTGCCGGAGCTTCAGGTCCCGGCAAACCAGGGCGTCAGCCGCTCAGGAAGCTTGAACTGA